A single region of the Maniola jurtina chromosome 6, ilManJurt1.1, whole genome shotgun sequence genome encodes:
- the LOC123866191 gene encoding glutamate receptor ionotropic, delta-2 isoform X2 has protein sequence MTGVELILSTLCNASVCDYGSSLDELTARQNEIQELKNAINGKHLKIGTYNNYPLSWAEGSENGTLDGRGVAFILVNILRQRFNFTFEVVVPERNFELGGRRPEDSLIGLVNSSKVDMAAAFIPILVQYNKFVTFSNDLDEGVWMMMLKRPKESAAGSGLLAPFATYVWYLILAAVLVYGPCITLLTWIRSKLIRDHEQPISLSPSVWFVYGAFIKQGTTLAPEANTTRVLFATWWLFVILLSAFYTANLTAFLTLSKFTLDIENPEDLYKKNYRWVASEGGTVQYVIKNPDEDLYYLSRMLTNGRAQFRSPVDDQEFLPMVSGGAVLVKEQTGIEQLMYADYLQKAREGVEETERCTYVVAPNAFMKRRRAFAYPNNSTLKILFDTVLSYLIQSGIVRFLEHRDLPSTKICPLDLQSKDRQLRNSDLMMTYLIMVTGLAAAIAVFLGEVIFKRYIKVDAKLEDKGKKTKKRKNKNVKPKSYDSSRPPPYDSLFGNPRNRYKFNEESKKEIINGREYYVVNNVTGDVRLIPVRTPSAFLYR, from the exons ATGACGGGTGTTGAGCTTATACTCTCAACGTTATGCAATGCAAGCGTTTGCGATTATGGCAGTTCACTCGATG AGTTAACGGCTCGCCAAAATGAAATTCAGGAATTGAAAAATGCAATCAATGGCAAGCACCTCAAAATAGGGACAtacaat AATTACCCACTAAGTTGGGCGGAAGGATCTGAAAATGGCACCCTCGACGGCCGCGGCGTGGCGTTCATTCTCGTCAACATTCTGCGACAAAGGTTCAACTTTACCTTTGAGGTGGTGGTGCCTGAACGGAACTTCGAGCTGGGAGGGCGCAGGCCTGAGGACTCTTTGATCGGACTTGTTAATAGCAGC AAGGTAGACATGGCGGCGGCGTTTATACCGATCCTCGTGCAATACAACAAGTTCGTGACGTTCTCCAACGACCTGGACGAAGGCGTGTGGATGATGATGCTTAAACGACCCAAGGAGTCGGCCGCCGGCTCTGGCCTCTTGGCACCTTTCGCTACATATGTTTG gTACCTAATCCTAGCGGCAGTTCTAGTATACGGGCCTTGTATAACTCTCCTCACATGGATTCGCTCGAAGCTAATCAGAGACCACGAGCAGCCGATCTCTTTGTCGCCAAGCGTGTGGTTCGTGTATGGCGCATTCATCAAGCAAGGGACTACTCTGGCTCCTGAGGCTA ACACCACGCGGGTCCTCTTCGCAACATGGTGGCTCTTTGTGATCCTGCTGTCAGCATTCTACACGGCCAACCTGACGGCATTCCTTACTCTCTCCAAGTTCACACTAGACATCGAGAACCCTGAAGACTTGTATAAGAAAAACTACCGCTGGGTTGCTTCTGAAGGGGGGACCGTGCAGTATGTCATTAAAAat CCCGACGAAGACCTCTACTACTTGAGCCGAATGCTGACAAACGGCCGAGCCCAATTCCGTTCCCCAGTCGACGACCAGGAGTTCCTGCCAATGGTGTCCGGGGGAGCAGTGCTGGTGAAGGAGCAAACCGGCATCGAGCAGCTCATGTACGCGGACTACCTGCAGAAGGCGCGGGAGGGGGTGGAGGAGACGGAGCGCTGCACCTACGTCGTCGCGCCCAACGCCTTCATGAAGAGGCGCCGCGCTTTTGCCTACCCCAATAACAGCACCCTCAAGATACTATTTGATACGGT GCTCTCCTATCTAATTCAATCGGGCATAGTAAGATTCCTGGAGCATCGCGATCTGCCCAGCACTAAGATATGTCCGCTCGACTTGCAATCCAAAGACAGGCAGCTCCGGAACAGCGATCTCATGATGACCTACCTTATCATGGTGACAGGCTTAGCGGCGGCCATTGCTGTATTTCTTGGAGAA gtGATCTTCAAACGTTACATAAAGGTCGACGCAAAGCTAGAAGACAAGGGAAAGAAAACCAAAAAGCGTAAGAACAAAAATGTCAAACCAAAAAGTTACGACAGCAGTCGTCCTCCACCCTATGATTCTTTGTTTGGCAACCCCCGTAACAGATACAAATTCAACGAGGAATCCAAGAAGGAGATTATAAACGGCAGAGAATATTATGTGGTGAATAATGTAACTGGGGACGTGCGACTGATTCCTGTTAGGACGCCATCTGCTTTTCTCTATAGATAA
- the LOC123866191 gene encoding glutamate receptor ionotropic, delta-2 isoform X1, translating to MTGVELILSTLCNASVCDYGSSLDDTELTARQNEIQELKNAINGKHLKIGTYNNYPLSWAEGSENGTLDGRGVAFILVNILRQRFNFTFEVVVPERNFELGGRRPEDSLIGLVNSSKVDMAAAFIPILVQYNKFVTFSNDLDEGVWMMMLKRPKESAAGSGLLAPFATYVWYLILAAVLVYGPCITLLTWIRSKLIRDHEQPISLSPSVWFVYGAFIKQGTTLAPEANTTRVLFATWWLFVILLSAFYTANLTAFLTLSKFTLDIENPEDLYKKNYRWVASEGGTVQYVIKNPDEDLYYLSRMLTNGRAQFRSPVDDQEFLPMVSGGAVLVKEQTGIEQLMYADYLQKAREGVEETERCTYVVAPNAFMKRRRAFAYPNNSTLKILFDTVLSYLIQSGIVRFLEHRDLPSTKICPLDLQSKDRQLRNSDLMMTYLIMVTGLAAAIAVFLGEVIFKRYIKVDAKLEDKGKKTKKRKNKNVKPKSYDSSRPPPYDSLFGNPRNRYKFNEESKKEIINGREYYVVNNVTGDVRLIPVRTPSAFLYR from the exons ATGACGGGTGTTGAGCTTATACTCTCAACGTTATGCAATGCAAGCGTTTGCGATTATGGCAGTTCACTCGATG ATACAGAGTTAACGGCTCGCCAAAATGAAATTCAGGAATTGAAAAATGCAATCAATGGCAAGCACCTCAAAATAGGGACAtacaat AATTACCCACTAAGTTGGGCGGAAGGATCTGAAAATGGCACCCTCGACGGCCGCGGCGTGGCGTTCATTCTCGTCAACATTCTGCGACAAAGGTTCAACTTTACCTTTGAGGTGGTGGTGCCTGAACGGAACTTCGAGCTGGGAGGGCGCAGGCCTGAGGACTCTTTGATCGGACTTGTTAATAGCAGC AAGGTAGACATGGCGGCGGCGTTTATACCGATCCTCGTGCAATACAACAAGTTCGTGACGTTCTCCAACGACCTGGACGAAGGCGTGTGGATGATGATGCTTAAACGACCCAAGGAGTCGGCCGCCGGCTCTGGCCTCTTGGCACCTTTCGCTACATATGTTTG gTACCTAATCCTAGCGGCAGTTCTAGTATACGGGCCTTGTATAACTCTCCTCACATGGATTCGCTCGAAGCTAATCAGAGACCACGAGCAGCCGATCTCTTTGTCGCCAAGCGTGTGGTTCGTGTATGGCGCATTCATCAAGCAAGGGACTACTCTGGCTCCTGAGGCTA ACACCACGCGGGTCCTCTTCGCAACATGGTGGCTCTTTGTGATCCTGCTGTCAGCATTCTACACGGCCAACCTGACGGCATTCCTTACTCTCTCCAAGTTCACACTAGACATCGAGAACCCTGAAGACTTGTATAAGAAAAACTACCGCTGGGTTGCTTCTGAAGGGGGGACCGTGCAGTATGTCATTAAAAat CCCGACGAAGACCTCTACTACTTGAGCCGAATGCTGACAAACGGCCGAGCCCAATTCCGTTCCCCAGTCGACGACCAGGAGTTCCTGCCAATGGTGTCCGGGGGAGCAGTGCTGGTGAAGGAGCAAACCGGCATCGAGCAGCTCATGTACGCGGACTACCTGCAGAAGGCGCGGGAGGGGGTGGAGGAGACGGAGCGCTGCACCTACGTCGTCGCGCCCAACGCCTTCATGAAGAGGCGCCGCGCTTTTGCCTACCCCAATAACAGCACCCTCAAGATACTATTTGATACGGT GCTCTCCTATCTAATTCAATCGGGCATAGTAAGATTCCTGGAGCATCGCGATCTGCCCAGCACTAAGATATGTCCGCTCGACTTGCAATCCAAAGACAGGCAGCTCCGGAACAGCGATCTCATGATGACCTACCTTATCATGGTGACAGGCTTAGCGGCGGCCATTGCTGTATTTCTTGGAGAA gtGATCTTCAAACGTTACATAAAGGTCGACGCAAAGCTAGAAGACAAGGGAAAGAAAACCAAAAAGCGTAAGAACAAAAATGTCAAACCAAAAAGTTACGACAGCAGTCGTCCTCCACCCTATGATTCTTTGTTTGGCAACCCCCGTAACAGATACAAATTCAACGAGGAATCCAAGAAGGAGATTATAAACGGCAGAGAATATTATGTGGTGAATAATGTAACTGGGGACGTGCGACTGATTCCTGTTAGGACGCCATCTGCTTTTCTCTATAGATAA